In the genome of Chroococcidiopsis sp. TS-821, the window TCGACAAGAGGGAAATTCTTATCCTCAATATATTTTAGTTACAGATGATGAAACATGCTCTACTATAGGTAATTCAGCCAAAGGTACTTCTGGTTTCGACTACGGAAATAATATTTATAATGGAGTTATGATGGATTGTGATTTTCCTCACACAGACGATGTTAACGACTATTTATCTGAAATAACTTTCCAGATGAATATTGACGTACTAGACCGAGCAAGAAAGCGGGCATCAATGTCTAATGAAGAATGCCAAAAGGAGATTGAAACAATAATTAGTAATGCTGAATCGCTTATTTCTAATTTAACCAATCAACTACAAACTTATAGTAAATAAAGATTGAGTTAATCATTTTTTTAAGAAATGCTAAAAGCTCCTTGTGTAAAAATTTTTATTGATGAGGTCGGAGTTATTCATACTACATAGTTTAGTTACTCTACTTCTAATGAATAATAATCGTCAAGTCAAAATTAGTAAATATCTCAGTAAGCATCTGCGTCATCAACCAGAACGTCTTGGTTTAAAATTAGCTCCTGGTGGTTGGGTGAAAGTAGATGAATTATTAACAGCGTGCAATAAAAATGCCTTCCCGATTAGCCGTTGTGAATTAGACGAAGTTGTTGCTAAAAACGACAAAAAACGCTTTTCTTTTGATGTTACTGGTAATTTAATTCGAGCCAATCAGGGGCATAGTGTAGAAATTGATTTACAACTAGAACCAGCCATTCCTCCAAAGGTGTTATATCACGGAACTGGGCACAAAGCTGTAGATTTAATTCAGCAACATGGATTAAATAGAATGTCGCGACATCACGTACATTTATCGCCAGATATTGAAACAGCGCGAAGAGTTGGTGCTAGACACGGACATCCAGTTGTATTTGCAATAGATGCAACTGCAATGCAGCAAGCAGGTTATACTTTTTACTGTTCTGAGAATGGTGTTTGGTTAGTAGATAGCGTACCAACTGATTATCTACACCGCATCTAAAGACTTAAAATGTTTAATACCCTCCTAAAATTCCTCGGCGCTTTGCTTCAATTTCTGCACGACGAAATACTATTAGACCTAAGACTAAATATGCTAAGCCGTTAAAAAAGGCTAGTGAAATTTCAACAAAATTTAAACTTAAATTGCGTGCCATTAAATCGCGGAGAATTCCTGCACCCATTGTCATTGGTAACACAAGCCGCACAATCCATAATGTTCCACTCCAAGTTTCGCTTGGAACCGCTAATAAAAATAATAAAGCAAATTGTGTCAATCCAAGTAATTGCTGAATGCGTTTAAATAGTAAAGCTAATGAAGCCATGAGGAATGCTAAACCGTAAGCACCGAATAAAACTGTCAGCAGCGGCAAAATTAAAGTTGGGGGAAAATATAACTGTCGTCCTGTTAGTAAGAGAATGAGTAGTAAAATTCCTGTAATTATGACAATATTGATAGTTAAACTGGCGATCGCACGTGCTAAAAAAACTCGCGGTACACCATAGGGTGTCAGCATGACTTGCTCTAAAGTCCCTGTTTGTGCTTCAATTTGCAGGATACTGACAATACTTGTAACAACAAAGATTACCAAAGTCCACAGCACGTACCCAACAACGATCGCATCCAGGCGATCGCCAAATTGTAAATTGGGACCTGCAATGTAACGCGCGCTGAGAAATAAA includes:
- a CDS encoding RNA 2'-phosphotransferase, yielding MNNNRQVKISKYLSKHLRHQPERLGLKLAPGGWVKVDELLTACNKNAFPISRCELDEVVAKNDKKRFSFDVTGNLIRANQGHSVEIDLQLEPAIPPKVLYHGTGHKAVDLIQQHGLNRMSRHHVHLSPDIETARRVGARHGHPVVFAIDATAMQQAGYTFYCSENGVWLVDSVPTDYLHRI
- a CDS encoding ABC transporter permease encodes the protein MLELFLAELKRSWIEFTRYPVDAVAGVVIITSVFYGLFLSARYIAGPNLQFGDRLDAIVVGYVLWTLVIFVVTSIVSILQIEAQTGTLEQVMLTPYGVPRVFLARAIASLTINIVIITGILLLILLLTGRQLYFPPTLILPLLTVLFGAYGLAFLMASLALLFKRIQQLLGLTQFALLFLLAVPSETWSGTLWIVRLVLPMTMGAGILRDLMARNLSLNFVEISLAFFNGLAYLVLGLIVFRRAEIEAKRRGILGGY